The stretch of DNA CGGGTCCTCGCCGATGAACAGATTGCCCGCCTCGTCGCAGGTCACGACGCTCGGGTGTTCGACCTCGGGCGCGCTGTACATCAGCTCTGCGCGAAAGCCGTCGGGCACCTTTTGAGCTGGCGCCGAACGCGGGTCGAGCCCCGCGGTTCCGAGCAGGCAGACCAAGGCTAAGGCCGCGATGCGATGGGCGGCCGGATCGAGTCGAGACACGCGAATGACTCCGTAAGGCGGGGAAATTGGGGGCGGCGTTGCAGCGTGGTCCGGCGGGTGGCTGGCGTGCTGCACTATGCTAATCCACGCAAAGACTTGCGGCAAAACTGCGGCCGCTGGCTGCGCGGCCGCGAGCGGGATGATTGAACTTCCGGCCGGACACTGGTTTTGACATACTTCGGCCCCCGGCGAGGGTCCGGTCCGAGGCCGGCCGGGCAACGCCCCCACTCAGAGCGGCACGGATGCCATGCTCGATCTGTCGATCGTACTACCGTTTGCCAACGACGCCGCGCGGCTTGCGCGGCGCGTGCCCGAGCTGGTTGGAGCGATGTACCGGCACGGCAACAGTTTCGAGATCGTCGCGGTCGACGCCGGCTCGACCCCCGCGGAGTACGATGCGACGCGCGTCATCCTGCGCGATGTACCGCAGGCCCGGCTGCTGCGACTTGCCCCATGCGGCGGCCTCGACGCGGCATTGACGATGGCGCTCTCGGCATTGGCCGGCGAAGCAGTCGTCGTCATGCCGGCCGATCTCCGATACGTGGCCGACGACATCACATTGCTCACCGAGCGTCTGGCGCGTTGCGACCTGGTGTTTGCGCGGCGGCGCCAATCGCGCGCGAAGCGCTATGTGCGCGGGGTGTGGCAAGCGCCGCGACGCTGGCTGTGCGGCACGCTGGCACACGACCCGACGAGCGGCTTTTGGGCCGCTCGGCGCGAGGCGGTCTCGGGCCTGCAACTGTTTCTCGGCCAGTCCCGCTACGTGGCGGAGATCGTCGCCAGCCGCGGCTTTCGCGTCGGCGAGGTCTACGTCGAATACCGCGCGGACGAGCCGGCCTCGCGCATCGCGCGACCGCTGCCTGGGCCGCTGTGCCTGCTGGCAACGGCCTGGCAGATGCGCCATGTAGTCGATGCGACGGGCAGCGACGTCGAGTTGCTCGACGCCCCGCAAGTTTCCGCCTGGCGGGTCAACAAGAGCCCGTCGGCGCTGCGCCGACTCGACGGGCACCATGCGCCCGCGGCCGGTGCGCTCCATCCCCACTCTCATCTGTAAGGACGGTCATGGCCAGCTCGTCCCCGCTCGTCTACTTCTCGGTGGGCGAACCCAGCGGCGATGTACACGCCGCCAACCTGATCAAGGCCCTGCGCCGCGAGTGCCCTGGTCTGCGAGCGGTCGGCTACGGCGGACCGAAAATGCAGGCCGCCGGCTGCGAGCTGCACGAGGACCTGACGAAACTGGCCGTGATGTGGTTTCTGCGCGTGTTTTGGAACATCCGCACCTTTCTCCAACTCCTGGCCCGGGCCGAGCAGTTCTTCGCCACCGAGCGGCCCGACGCAGTCGTGCTCGTCGACTACCCGGGCTTCAATTGGCTGATTGCCAAGCGTGCCAAGCGGCTCGGCATTCCGGTGTTCTACTATTCGCCCCCACAGGTCTGGGCCTGGGCCCGCTGGCGGGTCAAGAAGATGCGCGAGCGCGTCGATCTCGCCCTCAGCGGGCTGCCCTTCGAGGTGCGATGGTTGTCCGAGCGTGGCTGTCGGGTGACGTACGTGGGCCATCCGTTTTTCGACGAGGTGCGCCAGTACCCGTTCGACGAGGCCTTTTGCGCCCAGCAGCGTGCCGGACAGGGGCCACTGGTGGTGCTCCTCCCCGGCTCGCGAAACCAGGAGCTGAAACACAATCTGCGCTGGTTGCTCTCGGCTGCCGAGCGGATTCACGCGGCGCGACCCGACGTGCGGTTTGCCGCGGCTTGTTTCCGGGACTCGCAGGCCGAATCGGTCCGCCAGCAAGCCGACGCACGCGGGCTGCCACTCGAGGTCTTCCACGGTCGCACGCCCGAGCTGATCGCCGCGGCCCACTCGTGCATCGCCGTGTCGGGCTCGGTATCGCTCGAGCTGCTCCATCACGCCCGGCCGACGGTCGTCGTATATTGGATCGATGCCCTGGCATACTTCGTCCAAACGTTCTTTCGCAAGGCGAAGTACATCACGCTGGTCAATCTGCTGGCCGACGAAGACCCGTTAGCCGGCCGGCCGCGCGACGCCGCACCACCCGACGCGTTGTTATTCCCCGAGTACCTCACATGGCAGGACCGTTCGGCCGATCTGGCCCGACACGTGCTTGGCTGGCTCAACGATCCGGCGGCCCATGCGCGGCGCGTCGGCGAGCTGGAGGCGCTGCGCGATCGTTTTGGCCAGTCCGGTGCCGCGGTCAAAGCGGCCCGGCTCATCCTCGCGTCGGTTGCGGCCCCGGGTCCGCGCGAAACGCTTCGCGGCCCGCACCTCCGCACGGCCGGTGGCGTCGTACGCTCACCGTGAAATGCCGCGCCGTTCCGGGGGCGCCAAGCCGATGAACCGCCCCGAGACTTGGGCAACGCTGGCCCTGTTGGCATTGGCGGCCCTTGGCTTCGCCTGTGATCTGGGCTTCGACCCGATCAACCCCGACGCGGGCCTCTATCTGCCGCTCGCCCGAGAAATGGCCCAGGGCAAGGCGCTCTATCGAGAACTGCCCTGCGATTACCCGCCGCTTGGCCCCTCGGTCTTGGCACTGCTCGGCCAGACGACTCGATCAAGCCCAGTGCACGTCATGGGCCTGTTCATCGCCTTGCAAGGCGTGAACGCGGTGTTGCTCGGCTGGTTGTTGCAGCGGCTGGGACATGCTCGACCGTTGGCCCTGGTTGGCGCCGCGCTGTGGCTTGCCTGGACTTGGGCCTGCGAGGGCTCGGCCATCGTGCTCGAGCCATTGGTGAATCTCGGCCTGCTCGCCGCGGCCGTCGCGACGACGTTCGCCGGCGTGTCTGCGGCCGTCGTTGCGGGGCTGTTCGCCGGCGCGGCCCTGGCAACCAAGCAGTATGCGCTCTTGGCGCTGCCCGGACTCGTCGGGCTGGTGATGGCCCGAGTGCATCCGCGAAACGCAGCGTCGAGCGCGACCGCCCCCGCATGGGCGCGATTGGCGTGCTTCTCACTCGGAGCGGCCACGCCGTTCCTTTTGTTCTGTCTCGATCTGCAGCAGACGCCCAGCAGCCTGGCCTGGCACCTGGCTACCTTCGGTGGGCGCGATTACGGAGTCATCGGACCGCGCACGCTGTTGCAGGCCCTGACGAACGGCGGGCCGGCGCTGCCGTTGAGCGTTGTGGCCGCTTTGGCCTTATGCACCGCGGTGCTGCGGCCCACGGCGCGCAGCGTGGCGGTCGTGCTGCTGTTGATCGGCATGACCTTGCCTTTGACCGTGCGCGATTATCCCCATTACGTCCAGTTGGCCGCCCCCTGGGGCGTGGTGGCGCTGGTCGAAGCCGCGGCGCTCGGTAGCCAATCGTTCGCCGGCAGCACCGCGTCCGCCGGACGCCTGCTGATCGCCGGCGCGCTGGTTTGGCTGCCGGTGTGGCTCGCCGCGCTCGGAGCGATCGTGCCCGAATTGCGCGAGCGCCCCCGCGATCAACAACGCCTGGTCGCCGAGTTCGTCCGCCAGAAGTTGAGCGCCGGCGAACCGTGCGTCATCGTCGGGGCGCCGTGGTTGTATGCCCTGGCCGAACTCCGGGCCGCGGGCGACGACTATCGCTTCGTAAGCTCGCTCACCGGCGGCTCGGCGGCCGAACAGGTCCGTCGCGACGGTCTATTGGCTCGTGCCGCGGCGGTCGTCTCGACCGCGCCGATCGAGGGCGAATGGCCCTGGGCTCCGGCCCAGCCGCGATTCAGCTCGGACAACTCAAAGCTCTACCAGGTCTATATTTATCATCGAGCGCCTTGACGCACCGTCCGCATCCCGCGGCGGGTATCAACCACCGGCTCGACCAGGAATCCAACGCCTTGCTGCTGCAAGAACCTCCCCCGACGCCGTACGACCTGAAGTTCTCGTTGTTCGGCATTCCCGTGCGGATCAGCCCTTACTTCTGGCTGGCGGGCATCGTGCTGGGCGCGTCGGCACGCAAATTCGAGTTCGTCGTGTTGTGGGTTGTCGCGGCGCTGCTTGCGATCCTGGTTCACGAACTAGGACATGCGTTTGCCGCGCGGCGCTTCGGCAATCGACCGTCGATCGTGTTACACGCTGCCGGCGGGCTGGCGATCTACAGCCCACGGCGCGAGACCTTGGGCACACGGCTGGCGATTCTTGCCGCGGGACCGGGCGCCGGGTTTCTGTTGGCCGCGGTGATCATCGTGTTGCTCAA from Pirellulales bacterium encodes:
- a CDS encoding M50 family metallopeptidase, with the translated sequence MTHRPHPAAGINHRLDQESNALLLQEPPPTPYDLKFSLFGIPVRISPYFWLAGIVLGASARKFEFVVLWVVAALLAILVHELGHAFAARRFGNRPSIVLHAAGGLAIYSPRRETLGTRLAILAAGPGAGFLLAAVIIVLLKVSRRGIFFEFPGDLIELDGGQPLNFRLNVLTADVLYICIYWGLVNLLPIYPLDGGQIARLLSVRHDPILGESRASMLSLWTAGGAALFCAFKFPDSLFLPLFFGFLAYENYRALQSGSRWR
- the lpxB gene encoding lipid-A-disaccharide synthase; protein product: MASSSPLVYFSVGEPSGDVHAANLIKALRRECPGLRAVGYGGPKMQAAGCELHEDLTKLAVMWFLRVFWNIRTFLQLLARAEQFFATERPDAVVLVDYPGFNWLIAKRAKRLGIPVFYYSPPQVWAWARWRVKKMRERVDLALSGLPFEVRWLSERGCRVTYVGHPFFDEVRQYPFDEAFCAQQRAGQGPLVVLLPGSRNQELKHNLRWLLSAAERIHAARPDVRFAAACFRDSQAESVRQQADARGLPLEVFHGRTPELIAAAHSCIAVSGSVSLELLHHARPTVVVYWIDALAYFVQTFFRKAKYITLVNLLADEDPLAGRPRDAAPPDALLFPEYLTWQDRSADLARHVLGWLNDPAAHARRVGELEALRDRFGQSGAAVKAARLILASVAAPGPRETLRGPHLRTAGGVVRSP
- a CDS encoding glycosyltransferase, which translates into the protein MLDLSIVLPFANDAARLARRVPELVGAMYRHGNSFEIVAVDAGSTPAEYDATRVILRDVPQARLLRLAPCGGLDAALTMALSALAGEAVVVMPADLRYVADDITLLTERLARCDLVFARRRQSRAKRYVRGVWQAPRRWLCGTLAHDPTSGFWAARREAVSGLQLFLGQSRYVAEIVASRGFRVGEVYVEYRADEPASRIARPLPGPLCLLATAWQMRHVVDATGSDVELLDAPQVSAWRVNKSPSALRRLDGHHAPAAGALHPHSHL
- a CDS encoding MEDS domain-containing protein, encoding MNRPETWATLALLALAALGFACDLGFDPINPDAGLYLPLAREMAQGKALYRELPCDYPPLGPSVLALLGQTTRSSPVHVMGLFIALQGVNAVLLGWLLQRLGHARPLALVGAALWLAWTWACEGSAIVLEPLVNLGLLAAAVATTFAGVSAAVVAGLFAGAALATKQYALLALPGLVGLVMARVHPRNAASSATAPAWARLACFSLGAATPFLLFCLDLQQTPSSLAWHLATFGGRDYGVIGPRTLLQALTNGGPALPLSVVAALALCTAVLRPTARSVAVVLLLIGMTLPLTVRDYPHYVQLAAPWGVVALVEAAALGSQSFAGSTASAGRLLIAGALVWLPVWLAALGAIVPELRERPRDQQRLVAEFVRQKLSAGEPCVIVGAPWLYALAELRAAGDDYRFVSSLTGGSAAEQVRRDGLLARAAAVVSTAPIEGEWPWAPAQPRFSSDNSKLYQVYIYHRAP